Proteins encoded in a region of the Ancylobacter sp. SL191 genome:
- the infC gene encoding translation initiation factor IF-3 — MRRPMRPVAPEKDGPRVNEDIRIREVQLIDQDGQNLGVIQTRDAILRAQEAGLDLVEIAPNSVPPVCKILDYGRFKYQNQKKANEARKKQHIVEIKEIKLRPGIDTHDYEVKMKAIHRFFEEGDKVKITLRFRGREMAHQELGYKLLNRVKEELATIAKVEAEPSLEGRQMIMVLAPR, encoded by the coding sequence ATTCGTCGCCCCATGAGACCCGTCGCGCCGGAAAAGGACGGTCCGCGCGTCAACGAAGACATCCGGATCCGCGAAGTGCAGCTCATCGACCAGGATGGGCAGAATCTCGGCGTCATCCAGACCCGGGACGCCATTCTGCGTGCGCAGGAAGCCGGCCTCGATCTGGTCGAGATCGCGCCGAATTCCGTGCCGCCGGTCTGCAAGATCCTCGATTACGGCCGCTTCAAGTACCAGAACCAGAAGAAGGCCAACGAGGCGCGCAAGAAGCAGCACATCGTCGAGATCAAGGAAATCAAGCTGCGTCCCGGCATCGACACCCACGACTATGAGGTGAAGATGAAGGCGATCCACCGCTTCTTCGAGGAAGGCGACAAGGTGAAGATCACCCTGCGCTTCCGCGGTCGCGAGATGGCGCACCAGGAACTCGGCTACAAGCTGCTGAACCGCGTGAAGGAAGAACTCGCCACGATCGCCAAGGTCGAGGCGGAGCCTTCGCTCGAAGGTCGGCAGATGATCATGGTGCTGGCCCCGCGCTGA
- a CDS encoding alpha/beta hydrolase translates to MTATDTPPDFLDVGADARRIALRHTPGTPDAGPGVLWCGGYLSDMRGTKAERLAQWGAGVGRAVMRFDYSGHGESEGAFIDGTISRWAEEALAVFDRATTGPQIVVGSSMGGWIALLLARALAARGESQRLAGLVLIAPAPDFSEELMWNAMTPEIRAEIEQTGVWYRKSDYGEPTPITRAFIEDGRRNLVLGSPFAVGCPVRILQGVADDVVPWQHAMKLVTCLAEDDVVITLVKDGDHRLSREEDIARIIEAVETVA, encoded by the coding sequence ATGACCGCCACCGACACGCCGCCCGACTTCCTCGACGTTGGCGCGGATGCCCGCCGCATCGCCCTGCGCCACACGCCCGGCACGCCAGATGCCGGCCCCGGCGTGCTCTGGTGCGGCGGCTATCTCTCGGACATGCGCGGCACCAAGGCCGAGCGCCTCGCGCAGTGGGGCGCGGGCGTCGGCCGCGCGGTGATGCGCTTCGACTATTCCGGCCATGGCGAGTCGGAGGGCGCCTTCATCGACGGCACGATCTCGCGCTGGGCGGAGGAGGCGCTTGCCGTGTTCGACCGCGCGACCACCGGCCCGCAGATCGTCGTCGGCTCCTCCATGGGCGGCTGGATCGCGCTGCTGCTCGCGCGCGCGCTCGCCGCGCGCGGGGAGAGCCAGCGCCTCGCCGGTCTCGTGCTCATCGCCCCGGCGCCGGATTTTTCCGAAGAGCTGATGTGGAACGCGATGACGCCGGAGATCCGCGCCGAGATCGAGCAGACGGGCGTGTGGTATCGGAAATCCGACTATGGCGAGCCGACCCCGATCACCCGCGCCTTCATCGAGGACGGCCGCCGCAACCTCGTGCTGGGCAGCCCCTTCGCCGTCGGGTGCCCGGTGCGCATCCTGCAGGGCGTGGCCGATGATGTGGTGCCCTGGCAGCACGCGATGAAGCTCGTCACCTGCCTCGCCGAGGACGATGTGGTCATCACGCTGGTGAAGGACGGCGATCACCGCCTCTCCCGCGAAGAGGACATTGCCCGCATCATCGAGGCGGTGGAGACGGTGGCGTAG
- the rsmD gene encoding 16S rRNA (guanine(966)-N(2))-methyltransferase RsmD, with protein MRIVGGRFKGRTLSGPSSNATRPTSDRLREALFNVLAHAYGDPADGARVLDLFAGTGALGLEAISRGAKFAVFVDEATEPRGLIRANVEALGLGGVTRIFRRDATKLGTAFASDAFDLVFCDPPYGRGLAVAALTSARDGGWLAPEALIVVEESVEAAFAAPDGFEELERRRYDTSELIFLRAAP; from the coding sequence GTGCGCATCGTCGGCGGGCGCTTCAAGGGTCGCACGCTTAGCGGCCCCTCCTCCAACGCCACGCGGCCGACCTCGGATCGGCTGCGCGAGGCGCTGTTCAACGTGCTCGCCCATGCCTATGGCGACCCGGCGGACGGCGCGCGCGTGCTCGACCTGTTCGCCGGCACGGGCGCGCTGGGGCTGGAAGCGATCTCGCGCGGGGCGAAATTCGCCGTCTTCGTCGATGAGGCGACCGAGCCGCGCGGGTTGATCCGGGCCAATGTCGAGGCGCTCGGCCTCGGCGGCGTCACCCGCATCTTCCGGCGCGACGCCACCAAGCTCGGCACCGCCTTCGCCAGTGACGCCTTCGATCTCGTCTTCTGCGACCCGCCCTATGGGCGCGGCCTCGCGGTGGCGGCGCTCACCAGCGCGCGCGACGGCGGCTGGCTGGCGCCCGAGGCGCTGATCGTCGTCGAGGAATCGGTCGAGGCCGCCTTCGCCGCGCCCGATGGCTTCGAGGAGCTGGAGCGCCGACGCTACGACACCAGCGAACTCATCTTCCTGCGCGCCGCGCCCTGA
- a CDS encoding pseudouridine synthase, which yields MPKNTPPRKEQNRVPRAPRALAPAEPREAERIAKVVARAGLGSRREIEEWILAGRVAVNGEVLESPARTVTAEDTITVDGVKLPEKERTRLYLYHKPKGVVTTNYDPEGRPTLFEILPGGLPRLVSVGRLDLNTEGLILLTNDGGLARVLELPETGWLRRYRVRAKGDITQDKLDALIAGITVDGVHYGPIEAVLDRVQGANVWLTLALREGKNREVRNVLGSLGLDVNRLIRLSYGPFQLGEIVQGAVEEVRTRILMDQLGPELAAAAGADFEGPVFDHAVEDEAPRKPSKARYAKVEGAEDRPRRRPIDTEAGPDKTVSSGLVADRKGRKVLVQRVRSTEPAPTEEERPFRDERRPERPGRGPSRDRKAAGPRPSRPRDAEDRAPRADYEERGGERTFRGRSERPARSTEDRPIRSEGDRPFRERAPRAEGDRPFRERAPRAEGDRPFRERAPRPEGDRPFRERTPRAEGDRPFRERAPRAEGDRPFRERAPRPEGDRPFRERAPRAEGDRPFRERAPRAEGDRPFRERAPRPEGDRPFRERAPRPEGDRPFRERAPRAEGDRPFRERAPRAEGDRPFRERAPRPEGGRPYRGADSDRPFSGRVKSEENRTRRPRFAKLAGSGDTERAPREERPRREEGDRPARNYGAKNFADRPARSFGDKPRGERPAGDRPRGDRPAGKSFGDRPFGDKPRGKSFGDKPGGRPAGGKSFGDKPSGGKSFGGKPSGGRPSGGKPSGGRPSGGKPGGRPGRPPRA from the coding sequence ATGCCCAAGAATACCCCGCCCCGCAAGGAACAGAATCGCGTGCCGCGCGCCCCCCGCGCGCTGGCGCCGGCCGAACCGCGCGAGGCTGAGCGCATCGCCAAGGTCGTCGCCCGCGCCGGCCTCGGCTCGCGCCGCGAGATCGAGGAATGGATCCTCGCCGGTCGTGTCGCGGTCAATGGCGAGGTGCTGGAGAGCCCGGCCCGCACGGTGACGGCGGAAGACACCATCACGGTGGACGGCGTGAAGCTGCCGGAGAAGGAGCGCACGCGGCTCTATCTTTACCACAAGCCCAAGGGCGTGGTGACGACCAATTACGACCCCGAGGGGCGCCCGACCCTGTTCGAGATCCTGCCCGGCGGCCTGCCGCGGCTGGTCTCGGTCGGCCGGCTCGACCTCAACACCGAGGGTCTGATCCTGCTCACCAATGATGGCGGCCTCGCCCGCGTGCTGGAGCTGCCGGAGACCGGCTGGCTGCGCCGCTACCGGGTGCGCGCCAAGGGCGACATCACCCAGGACAAGCTCGACGCGCTGATCGCCGGCATCACGGTGGACGGCGTGCATTACGGGCCGATCGAGGCGGTGCTTGACCGCGTGCAGGGCGCCAATGTGTGGCTGACGCTGGCGCTGCGCGAGGGCAAGAACCGCGAGGTGCGTAACGTTCTCGGCAGCCTCGGCCTCGACGTGAACCGGCTGATCCGCCTTTCCTATGGCCCGTTCCAGCTCGGCGAGATTGTGCAGGGCGCGGTGGAGGAAGTGCGCACGCGCATCCTCATGGACCAGCTCGGCCCGGAGCTTGCCGCCGCCGCCGGCGCTGATTTCGAGGGCCCGGTGTTCGACCACGCGGTCGAGGACGAGGCGCCGCGCAAGCCCTCCAAGGCGCGCTACGCCAAGGTGGAAGGCGCCGAGGATCGCCCGCGCCGCCGCCCGATCGACACCGAGGCCGGCCCGGACAAGACCGTGAGTTCCGGCCTCGTCGCCGACCGCAAGGGCCGCAAGGTGCTGGTGCAGCGCGTGCGCTCCACCGAGCCGGCGCCCACCGAGGAGGAGCGCCCGTTCCGCGATGAGCGCCGCCCCGAGCGCCCCGGCCGTGGCCCGAGCCGCGACCGCAAGGCCGCCGGCCCGCGTCCCTCCCGCCCGCGTGACGCCGAGGACCGCGCCCCGCGCGCCGACTACGAGGAACGCGGCGGCGAGCGCACCTTCCGCGGCCGCAGCGAGCGCCCTGCCCGCAGCACGGAGGACCGCCCTATTCGCAGTGAGGGTGACCGTCCGTTCCGCGAGCGCGCTCCCCGCGCCGAGGGCGACCGTCCGTTCCGTGAGCGGGCTCCCCGCGCCGAGGGCGACCGTCCGTTCCGTGAGCGCGCCCCCCGTCCTGAGGGCGACCGCCCGTTCCGTGAGCGCACCCCGCGTGCCGAGGGTGACCGTCCGTTCCGTGAGCGTGCGCCCCGCGCCGAGGGTGACCGTCCGTTCCGCGAGCGTGCGCCCCGTCCCGAGGGTGACCGTCCCTTCCGCGAGCGGGCGCCCCGCGCCGAGGGCGACCGTCCTTTCCGCGAGCGGGCGCCGCGTGCCGAGGGCGACCGTCCGTTCCGCGAGCGCGCGCCGCGTCCCGAGGGCGACCGTCCGTTCCGTGAGCGTGCGCCCCGTCCTGAAGGTGACCGCCCGTTCCGTGAGCGCGCGCCCCGTGCCGAGGGTGACCGTCCCTTCCGCGAGCGGGCGCCCCGCGCCGAGGGTGACCGTCCGTTCCGCGAGCGCGCGCCGCGTCCTGAAGGTGGGCGTCCCTATCGCGGGGCCGACAGCGACCGTCCGTTCAGCGGGCGAGTGAAGTCGGAAGAGAACCGCACCCGCCGTCCGCGCTTCGCCAAGCTGGCCGGCAGCGGTGACACCGAGCGCGCGCCGCGCGAGGAGCGCCCGCGCCGCGAGGAGGGTGACCGTCCCGCGCGCAATTACGGCGCCAAGAACTTCGCCGACCGGCCCGCTCGTTCCTTCGGCGACAAGCCGCGCGGCGAGCGCCCCGCCGGGGATCGTCCGCGTGGCGACCGCCCGGCCGGCAAATCGTTCGGTGACCGGCCGTTCGGTGACAAGCCGCGTGGAAAGTCCTTCGGCGACAAGCCGGGCGGGCGTCCGGCGGGTGGCAAATCCTTCGGTGACAAGCCTTCTGGCGGCAAATCCTTCGGCGGCAAGCCGTCGGGTGGCCGCCCCTCCGGTGGCAAGCCCTCGGGTGGCAGGCCTTCGGGTGGCAAGCCGGGCGGGCGTCCCGGCCGTCCCCCGCGCGCCTGA
- a CDS encoding nucleoside deaminase produces MTRALDEARAAAARGEVPVGAVVVREGVVIAADGNRTRELNDPSAHAEMLAIRTAAAALGSDRLTDCDLYVTLEPCTMCAGVIAWARLRRVYYGAADPKGGAVESGVRFFAQPSCHHRPDVYGGLGESEAAALLKDFFASRR; encoded by the coding sequence ATGACACGAGCGCTGGACGAGGCGCGGGCGGCGGCCGCGCGCGGCGAGGTGCCGGTCGGCGCGGTGGTGGTGCGCGAGGGTGTGGTGATCGCCGCCGACGGCAACCGCACGCGCGAGCTGAACGACCCCTCCGCCCATGCCGAGATGCTGGCGATCCGCACGGCGGCGGCGGCGCTGGGCTCGGACCGGCTCACCGATTGCGATCTCTATGTGACGCTGGAGCCCTGCACCATGTGCGCGGGCGTCATCGCCTGGGCGCGGCTGCGCCGGGTCTATTACGGCGCAGCGGACCCCAAGGGCGGGGCGGTGGAGAGCGGCGTGCGCTTCTTCGCCCAGCCGAGCTGCCATCACCGGCCGGATGTCTATGGCGGCCTCGGCGAGAGCGAGGCGGCGGCCCTGCTGAAGGATTTTTTTGCCAGCCGGCGCTGA
- a CDS encoding polyprenyl synthetase family protein, producing MAVVLPFNPAAEVSAAPSIEGIVNLVRADMDRVNTLILSRTGSDVTMIPEVAQHLISSGGKRLRPMLTLATADLSGYQGEGDVKLAASVEFMHTATLLHDDVVDDSEMRRGKLAARMLWGNEASVLVGDFLLGQAFRMMIEVGNLSALDILSTAAVVIAEGEVAQLAAAKNTATSEDEYLAVIRGKTAELFAAACEVGPVLAGRPKLEQAACRSYGMNLGIAFQLVDDALDYGGSGAALGKNVGDDFREGKITLPIVLAFRRGSETERDFWRRCLERGEIADGDLDHAIELLARHRAIADTVERARHYGAMAKDALGIFPAGPARSALVDVVDFCVSRVN from the coding sequence GTGGCCGTCGTCCTGCCTTTCAATCCCGCCGCCGAGGTCTCCGCCGCCCCGTCCATCGAGGGCATCGTCAACCTGGTGCGGGCCGATATGGACAGGGTGAACACCCTGATCCTCTCGCGCACCGGCTCGGACGTGACGATGATCCCGGAGGTCGCGCAGCACCTCATCTCCTCCGGCGGCAAGCGTCTGCGCCCGATGCTGACGCTCGCGACCGCCGATCTCTCCGGCTATCAGGGCGAGGGCGATGTGAAGCTCGCCGCCTCGGTCGAGTTCATGCACACGGCGACGCTGCTGCATGACGACGTGGTCGACGACAGCGAGATGCGGCGCGGCAAGCTCGCCGCCCGGATGCTCTGGGGCAATGAGGCGAGCGTGCTGGTGGGCGATTTCCTGCTCGGCCAGGCCTTCCGCATGATGATCGAGGTCGGCAACCTCTCCGCGCTCGACATCCTCTCGACCGCCGCCGTGGTGATCGCCGAGGGCGAGGTGGCCCAGCTCGCCGCCGCCAAGAACACCGCGACCAGCGAGGACGAATATCTCGCCGTCATTCGCGGCAAGACCGCCGAGCTGTTCGCCGCCGCCTGCGAAGTCGGCCCGGTGCTCGCCGGCCGGCCGAAGCTGGAACAGGCCGCCTGCCGCAGCTATGGCATGAATCTCGGCATCGCCTTCCAGCTTGTCGATGACGCGCTGGATTATGGCGGCTCGGGCGCCGCGCTCGGCAAGAATGTCGGCGACGATTTCCGCGAGGGCAAGATCACCCTGCCCATCGTGCTGGCCTTCCGGCGCGGCAGCGAGACCGAGCGGGACTTCTGGCGCCGCTGCCTGGAGCGCGGCGAGATCGCCGATGGCGACCTCGACCACGCCATCGAACTGCTCGCCCGCCACCGCGCCATTGCCGACACGGTGGAGCGCGCCCGCCATTACGGCGCCATGGCCAAGGACGCGCTCGGCATCTTCCCGGCCGGTCCTGCCCGCAGCGCGCTGGTCGACGTGGTGGATTTCTGCGTCTCGCGGGTGAACTGA
- a CDS encoding DUF2007 domain-containing protein yields MRELLRTNDIVLLSAVEALLDGAGIVHFVLDQHMSVMEGSIGLLPRRLLVGEDEMPRARTLLREAGLGAKLRAE; encoded by the coding sequence ATGCGTGAACTGCTTCGGACCAACGACATCGTGCTGCTTTCCGCCGTCGAGGCGCTGCTTGACGGGGCCGGCATCGTCCATTTCGTGCTCGACCAGCATATGAGCGTGATGGAAGGCTCGATCGGCCTGCTGCCGCGCCGGCTTCTGGTCGGGGAGGACGAGATGCCGCGCGCCCGCACCTTGCTGCGCGAGGCCGGCCTCGGCGCCAAGCTGCGGGCCGAATGA
- a CDS encoding tRNA1(Val) (adenine(37)-N6)-methyltransferase: MDTDAAPFADMPADLRAELTDDVFLDGRLRLLQPARGHRAGHDALLLAASAPGDARIAVDLGAGVGTAGLALAVRVPEVALTLVELDPATAALARCNAARQAPDLAGRVGVVEADVAALGRPAGPPLPAAGAADLVLMNPPFNDPTRHRASPHERRALAHSVPDAGMEMWLKAAARLLAPAGRLALIHRPEAIEALLAGMKGRFGAVTIRPVHPRPDAPAIRLLIGAIKGRRTPPAFLPPLVLAGDDGRPSLNAERLLRDAGGL, translated from the coding sequence ATGGACACCGACGCGGCGCCCTTTGCCGATATGCCCGCCGATCTGCGGGCGGAACTGACCGACGATGTCTTTCTCGACGGGCGGCTGCGGCTGTTGCAACCCGCGCGAGGCCACCGCGCCGGCCATGATGCGCTGCTGCTCGCCGCCAGCGCGCCGGGCGATGCCCGCATTGCGGTCGATCTCGGCGCCGGTGTCGGCACGGCGGGGCTCGCCTTGGCGGTCCGCGTGCCCGAGGTAGCGTTGACCTTGGTCGAGCTCGACCCCGCCACCGCCGCGCTTGCCCGCTGCAACGCCGCCCGGCAGGCGCCGGATCTTGCCGGGCGCGTGGGCGTCGTCGAGGCTGATGTGGCGGCGCTGGGACGGCCCGCGGGCCCGCCGCTCCCGGCAGCCGGCGCGGCCGACCTCGTGCTGATGAACCCGCCCTTCAACGACCCCACCCGCCACCGCGCCTCCCCGCATGAGCGTCGCGCGCTCGCCCACAGCGTACCGGATGCGGGGATGGAGATGTGGCTCAAGGCCGCCGCCCGGCTGCTCGCCCCGGCCGGGCGGCTGGCGCTGATCCACCGGCCGGAGGCCATCGAGGCGCTGCTGGCGGGGATGAAAGGCCGTTTCGGAGCCGTGACGATCCGCCCCGTGCATCCGCGCCCCGACGCGCCGGCGATCCGCCTGCTGATCGGGGCGATCAAGGGACGGCGCACCCCGCCGGCCTTTCTGCCGCCGCTGGTGCTGGCCGGTGATGACGGGCGCCCGAGCCTCAACGCCGAGCGCCTGCTGCGGGACGCGGGCGGGTTGTGA
- a CDS encoding S49 family peptidase, with amino-acid sequence MASSFLADLRRRLDPILPARMRAGAAIVPVVRLSGAIGMARPFNPGLTFAGISRTLDRAFAVKGAKAVALVINSPGGAPVQSHLIYRRIRLLADEKKIPVIAFVEDVAASGGYMLACAADEIVADPFSIVGSIGVVSAGFGFDRVIDKLGIDRRVYTAGTRKVMLDPFQPEKAEDIERLKAIQQDIHAAFSGLVKQRRGDVLTGDDDTLFSGEFWAAPQAQELGLVDSIGEVRSFLRARYGEKVLTPVIEPRAGFFSRRLAGLSALGGDAAGAAGAGFAQSLAAQAEERALWGRFGL; translated from the coding sequence ATGGCCAGCTCATTTCTCGCCGACCTCCGCCGCCGCCTCGATCCCATCCTGCCCGCGCGGATGCGCGCGGGTGCCGCCATCGTTCCGGTGGTCCGGCTCTCCGGCGCCATCGGCATGGCGCGCCCGTTCAATCCCGGCCTGACCTTCGCCGGCATTTCCCGCACGCTCGACCGCGCCTTCGCGGTGAAGGGGGCCAAGGCGGTGGCGCTGGTGATCAACTCGCCGGGCGGCGCGCCGGTACAGTCGCATCTGATCTACCGGCGCATCCGCCTGCTGGCGGACGAAAAGAAGATCCCGGTCATCGCCTTCGTCGAGGATGTCGCGGCCTCCGGCGGCTACATGCTGGCCTGCGCCGCCGACGAAATCGTCGCCGATCCCTTTTCCATTGTCGGCTCGATCGGCGTGGTCAGCGCCGGCTTCGGCTTCGACCGGGTGATCGACAAGCTCGGCATCGACCGACGCGTCTACACCGCCGGCACGCGCAAGGTGATGCTCGACCCGTTCCAGCCGGAAAAGGCCGAGGATATCGAGCGGCTCAAGGCGATCCAGCAGGACATCCACGCCGCCTTCAGCGGGCTGGTGAAGCAGCGCCGGGGCGACGTGCTCACCGGCGACGACGACACGCTGTTCTCCGGCGAATTCTGGGCCGCGCCGCAGGCGCAGGAACTGGGACTGGTCGATTCCATCGGCGAGGTGCGCTCCTTCCTGCGGGCGCGCTATGGCGAGAAGGTGCTCACCCCGGTGATCGAGCCGCGCGCTGGCTTCTTCAGCCGCCGCCTGGCGGGCCTCTCCGCGCTTGGCGGGGATGCCGCCGGCGCCGCCGGGGCGGGCTTCGCCCAGTCGCTGGCCGCCCAGGCCGAGGAGCGCGCCCTGTGGGGCCGCTTCGGCCTGTGA
- a CDS encoding efflux RND transporter periplasmic adaptor subunit yields the protein MLQRSESGWKAGTTVRRRGRWRWVGLAVLVAACAGGYYYGTRAQAPAAPEFQTAKVEIGDIQTNVTAIANMQPKTYVDVGTQVSGQLRVIHPDVGAIVKKGDLLAEIDPTVYQTRVNGDRASLDNLRAQLAQAEAQLTLDRLRNDRAQELWSKQAGSRDAAEAAEATMRISIAKIDALKAQIAQTQATLDGDLANLGYTKIYAPMDGTVVSITAREGSTLNANQSAPIVLRIADLQTMTVTAQVAEGDIPKITVGTPAYFSTLGLPDRRWEGAVRQIEPTPTIVNDVVLYNVLIDVPNPDLTLMTNMTAQVFFRLGEAKGVPLVPTAAVRTRRDGTATVRVMTPQGPQERNIKIGIANRAMTQVIEGLSPGDTVVTGAGAPGARPGGPGGQRPPAMPPRLG from the coding sequence ATGCTTCAAAGGTCTGAAAGCGGCTGGAAGGCGGGAACGACGGTGCGGCGACGCGGGCGGTGGCGCTGGGTTGGCCTGGCCGTTCTCGTGGCGGCGTGCGCGGGCGGCTACTATTATGGCACCCGCGCCCAGGCGCCCGCCGCGCCCGAGTTCCAGACCGCCAAGGTCGAGATCGGCGACATCCAGACCAATGTCACTGCCATCGCCAATATGCAGCCCAAGACCTATGTCGATGTCGGCACGCAGGTCTCCGGCCAGCTCCGGGTGATCCATCCCGATGTCGGGGCGATCGTGAAGAAGGGCGACCTGCTCGCCGAGATCGACCCCACCGTCTACCAGACCCGCGTGAATGGCGACCGCGCCAGCCTCGACAATCTGCGCGCCCAGCTCGCCCAGGCCGAGGCGCAGCTCACGCTCGACCGGCTGCGCAACGATCGCGCCCAGGAGCTCTGGTCGAAGCAGGCCGGCAGCCGTGACGCGGCCGAGGCGGCCGAGGCCACGATGCGCATCTCCATCGCCAAGATCGACGCGCTGAAGGCGCAGATCGCCCAGACGCAGGCGACGCTCGACGGCGACCTGGCCAATCTCGGCTACACCAAGATCTACGCGCCGATGGACGGCACGGTGGTCTCGATCACCGCCCGCGAGGGCTCGACGCTCAACGCCAACCAGAGCGCGCCCATCGTGCTGCGCATCGCCGACCTGCAGACCATGACGGTGACGGCGCAGGTGGCCGAGGGCGACATTCCGAAGATCACGGTCGGCACCCCCGCCTATTTCTCGACGCTCGGCCTGCCGGACCGGCGCTGGGAGGGGGCGGTGCGGCAGATCGAGCCGACGCCGACCATCGTCAACGACGTCGTGCTCTACAATGTGCTGATCGACGTGCCCAACCCCGACCTGACGCTGATGACCAACATGACCGCGCAGGTCTTCTTCCGTCTCGGCGAGGCCAAGGGCGTGCCGCTGGTGCCGACCGCCGCCGTGCGCACCCGCCGCGACGGCACCGCGACGGTGCGCGTGATGACCCCGCAGGGGCCGCAGGAGCGCAACATCAAGATCGGCATCGCCAACCGCGCCATGACGCAGGTGATCGAGGGGCTGTCGCCCGGCGATACGGTCGTCACCGGCGCCGGCGCCCCCGGCGCGCGTCCGGGCGGACCGGGCGGCCAGCGCCCGCCCGCCATGCCGCCGCGCCTCGGCTGA
- a CDS encoding MacB family efflux pump subunit translates to MRPIIELTDVSRIYPNGETVVRALDRVSLAIHPGEFVAIMGQSGSGKSTLMNIVGCLDRPSAGAYRVDGVDVAELDPDQLAALRCSTFGFVFQRYNLLPTLTAAENVEIPAIYAGTPQERRTSRAHELLDRLGLGDRAEHRPNQLSGGQQQRVSIARALMNAAPVILADEPTGALDSRSGEDVLALLTELNAEGHTVILITHDPDVAAHARRVVRFQDGHIVSDERREPEPARTPLPGTRASSGGGFARFVPDLAEAVRMAFASMAANVFRTALTLLGIVIGVASVITMLAVGDGGKQSVLERISQIGTNLLIVRPGAAGIRTSGDNATLLPEDADALRVIPGISAVAPERTGRYTMRFGSADYYTSVTATSADYLDARDWALARGVMFTAADVRAYAPVIVLGQTVVTNLFGEDDPLGRYVLVKNVPYEVIGVLAPRGANAFGQDQDDVALVPISTGFVRVFGRRFVNSITVKVEKAEEIPQVEQAITRLITDRHQVEDFQVRNTAQFLETALETQNTLTLVLGCVAAISLLVAGIGVMNIMLVSVTERTREIGIRMATGARMSNIMLQFNTEALVVCGVGGAVGVGLGIGVALLLEYLGVTIVLSLLPPVLAFGCAFLTGLIFGYLPARKAAGMDPVVALAYE, encoded by the coding sequence CTGCGCCCGATCATCGAACTGACCGATGTCAGCCGCATCTACCCGAATGGCGAGACAGTCGTGCGCGCGCTCGACCGCGTGTCGCTCGCCATCCATCCCGGCGAGTTCGTCGCCATCATGGGTCAGTCCGGCTCGGGCAAATCGACGCTGATGAACATTGTCGGCTGCCTCGACCGCCCCTCCGCCGGCGCCTACCGGGTGGACGGCGTCGATGTCGCGGAGCTCGATCCCGACCAGCTCGCGGCGCTGCGCTGCTCGACCTTCGGCTTCGTGTTCCAGCGCTACAATCTGCTGCCGACGCTGACGGCGGCGGAAAATGTCGAAATTCCTGCCATCTATGCCGGCACGCCACAGGAGCGGCGGACCTCGCGGGCGCATGAACTGCTCGACCGCCTCGGCCTTGGCGATCGCGCCGAGCACCGCCCGAACCAGCTCTCCGGCGGCCAGCAGCAGCGGGTCTCCATCGCCCGCGCGCTGATGAACGCCGCGCCGGTCATCCTCGCCGACGAGCCGACCGGCGCGCTCGATTCGCGCAGCGGCGAGGATGTGCTGGCCCTGCTCACCGAGCTGAACGCGGAAGGCCACACGGTCATCCTCATCACCCACGATCCCGATGTCGCCGCGCACGCCCGGCGCGTCGTGCGCTTTCAAGACGGCCACATCGTCTCCGACGAGCGGCGCGAGCCGGAACCCGCCCGCACGCCGCTGCCGGGAACGCGCGCCAGCAGCGGCGGCGGTTTTGCCCGCTTCGTGCCGGATCTGGCGGAAGCCGTGCGCATGGCCTTCGCCTCCATGGCGGCCAACGTGTTCCGCACGGCGCTGACGCTGCTCGGCATCGTCATCGGCGTTGCCTCGGTCATCACCATGCTGGCGGTGGGCGATGGCGGCAAGCAGAGCGTGCTGGAGCGCATTTCGCAGATCGGCACCAATCTGCTGATCGTGCGGCCGGGGGCGGCGGGCATCCGCACCAGCGGCGACAACGCGACGCTTCTGCCGGAGGATGCGGACGCGTTGCGGGTCATTCCCGGCATCAGCGCCGTCGCGCCCGAGCGCACCGGCCGCTACACGATGCGCTTCGGATCGGCCGATTATTACACCTCGGTCACCGCCACCAGCGCCGACTATCTCGACGCCCGCGACTGGGCGCTGGCGCGCGGGGTGATGTTCACCGCCGCCGATGTGCGCGCCTATGCGCCGGTGATCGTGCTCGGCCAGACCGTCGTTACCAACCTGTTCGGCGAGGATGATCCGCTCGGGCGCTATGTGCTGGTGAAGAACGTGCCCTATGAGGTGATCGGCGTGCTCGCCCCGCGCGGCGCCAATGCCTTTGGCCAGGATCAGGACGATGTGGCGCTGGTGCCGATCTCCACCGGCTTCGTGCGGGTGTTCGGCCGGCGCTTCGTCAACTCCATCACGGTGAAGGTGGAGAAGGCCGAGGAGATCCCGCAGGTCGAACAGGCCATCACCCGCCTCATCACCGATCGCCATCAGGTCGAGGATTTCCAGGTGCGCAACACGGCGCAGTTCCTCGAGACGGCGCTGGAGACGCAGAACACCCTCACCCTCGTGCTCGGCTGCGTCGCCGCCATCTCGCTGCTGGTGGCGGGCATCGGCGTGATGAACATCATGCTGGTGAGCGTGACCGAGCGCACCCGCGAGATCGGCATCCGCATGGCGACCGGCGCGCGCATGAGCAACATCATGCTGCAGTTCAACACCGAGGCGCTGGTGGTGTGCGGCGTCGGTGGGGCGGTGGGCGTCGGGCTCGGCATCGGCGTGGCGCTGCTGCTGGAATATCTCGGCGTCACCATCGTGCTGTCGCTGCTGCCGCCGGTGCTGGCCTTTGGCTGCGCCTTCCTCACCGGGCTGATCTTCGGCTACCTCCCCGCCCGCAAGGCGGCGGGCATGGACCCGGTGGTGGCACTCGCCTACGAGTGA